A single Lactuca sativa cultivar Salinas chromosome 8, Lsat_Salinas_v11, whole genome shotgun sequence DNA region contains:
- the LOC111897856 gene encoding RNA demethylase ALKBH10B, which yields MAPASGVSSSLDRVPTMMPVQPGMIMPGAFAKDAIISWFRGEFAAANAIIDALCGHLSQLEGGRCEYETVFAAIHQRRLNWIPILQMQKYFSIADVTAELQKVIEEKTRLGGIDKIEEINVSSPVEEKNLEISLECTESNGNGDAEVIDEDFSRDDSPNSEITDTGSQEVHYLAETKEENKELICSNQEQQQKEDWEARRAKIKLTKGFVAKESVKGHMVNVVRGLKLYEDILNDTELSKLNDYVNQLRVAGQNGQLSGQTFIKYNQQSKAIKRELIQFGAPIFGQIKDDATTKSQNSHMEPIPAPLENIIDNLIQCHLISENRRPNSCIVSFFDEGEFSQPFLKPPHLEQPISTLLLSESTMGFGRTLVCDNDGNYKGSLMLSLKQGSLLVMRGNSADMARHVMCQSPTKRISVTFFKVRITDTCENTSSAMTVWQPSVPNHVPAGTLEGCDHRTGVVSKWGVGVLRAPQLLMLAPVRPMVMTPRRLPRGGTGVFLPWTVGSRKPAKHLPPRAQRGRLLVAETHRADPTSDLGISVA from the exons ATGGCGCCGGCATCCGGCGTTTCTTCATCTTTAGATCGCGTCCCAACGATGATGCCGGTACAGCCGGGGATGATCATGCCTGGGGCGTTTGCGAAGGACGCAATTATTTCGTGGTTCCGGGGGGAGTTTGCGGCAGCGAACGCGATCATTGACGCTCTGTGTGGCCACCTCTCTCAATTAGAGGGCGGAAGATGTGAGTACGAGACTGTTTTCGCTGCTATACACCAGCGTAGACTAAATTGGATCCCAATTCTTCAGATGCAGAAGTATTTTTCCATCGCCGACGTTACTGCGGAGCTTCAGAAGGTGATTGAGGAGAAGACGAGATTGGGAGGCATTGATAAAATCGAAGAAATCAATGTTTCTTCTCCGGTGGAAGAGAAAAACCTCGAGATTTCGCTTGAGTGCACTGAAAGCAATGGAAATGGCGATGCTGAGGTTATTGATGAAGATTTTAGCAGAGACGATTCACCAAACAGTGAGATCACCGATACAG GATCTCAAGAGGTTCATTATTTAGCAGAAACCAAGGAAGAAAACAAGGAGCTAATATGCTCAAATCAAGAACAACAACAAAAAGAAGACTGGGAGGCTCGGCGTGCTAAGATCAAGCTGACAAAAGGGTTCGTAGCCAAGGAGTCTGTAAAAGGACATATG GTGAATGTTGTAAGAGGTTTGAAGTTGTATGAAGACATACTTAACGACACTGAGCTCTCCAAGTTAAATGACTATGTGAACCAACTACGAGTTGCTGGCCAAAACGGACAACTCTCAGGTCAGACGTTTATCAAGTACAACCAGCAGTCAAAGGCAATCAAGCGAGAGCTCATTCAGTTTGGTGCTCCTATTTTTGGTCAAATAAAAGATGACGCCACAACCAAATCCCAAAATA gcCACATGGAGCCAATTCCCGCCCCTCTTGAAAACATCATCGACAATCTGATTCAATGTCATCTGATTTCTGAAAACAGACGACCAAACAGTTGCATCGTTAGCTTTTTTGATGAG GGTGAATTTTCACAGCCTTTCTTAAAACCACCTCATCTAGAACAACCTATTTCCACTCTTCTTCTTTCCGAATCAACAATGGGTTTCGGGCGTACTCTAGTCTGCGACAACGATGGAAACTATAAAGGATCACTCATGCTCTCCCTAAAGCAAGG ATCCCTGTTAGTGATGAGGGGAAACAGCGCTGACATGGCTCGCCACGTCATGTGTCAATCTCCAACTAAGCGAATCAGCGTCACCTTCTTTAAAGTACGAATCACAGACACCTGTGAGAACACATCATCAGCAATGACAGTGTGGCAACCAAGTGTTCCAAATCATGTACCGGCTGGAACACTTGAAGGCTGTGATCATAGGACAGGTGTCGTTTCCAAATGGGGCGTAGGCGTCCTTCGTGCTCCACAACTGCTTATGTTAGCACCAGTCCGTCCAATGGTGATGACCCCGAGAAGGTTACCCCGTGGCGGCACCGGAGTTTTCTTACCGTGGACTGTCGGGTCAAGAAAACCCGCAAAACATCTACCTCCTCGTGCACAACGAGGTCGTCTTCTTGTAGCTGAAACACATAGAGCGGACCCCACCTCCGATTTAGGCAT